A window of bacterium genomic DNA:
TCAACGTCGCTTCTTGAGCAACGCGGCGAGATCACCGCGAGACGTGCGCCCAGCCGCGATATCATCCTCTGCCTTACGGACGCGGCCCGCAATACGCCGCTCCTCCCGGAGGCACTGGAGTTCTCGCTCCATGTGTTCGTATGTTTCAATGGCCATGAAGAGTGCTT
This region includes:
- a CDS encoding type II toxin-antitoxin system Phd/YefM family antitoxin, with the protein product MHPSMPIIGMADLQRSAKRILARVKRTKQPHLICNRNTPEALFMAIETYEHMERELQCLREERRIAGRVRKAEDDIAAGRTSRGDLAALLKKRR